The sequence GAAAACACCGCTGATGCATGACAATCAGCGGTGTTTTTTTTGCGCTGTATAAACCCAGGACAACGCTCGGCAATTAATTACTCCGAAACAAGATTGCCCTCTGCATCGTACGCCAGGCCATCGGGATGTTTAATACTTCCATCCGGCAACTGTTCAGTTCCATCTTCCCAAACAATACGTCCATCCGGATATTCAACGGTATTATCCGGCCAGATGATTCGCCCGTCCGGATACTCTACCCGGCCATCTTCATATTGAATGATGCCATCGGGACGCTTGATTGAAGTTCTATCGGCGTCAATCACACTACCGTCAGGCAGTGTGGTCGAACTATCGACATTGACTGTCGCACCGAGTGTCTGGATTAGCGTTATCAATGCCACCGGATCGACGTTGACGTTAATGGTCGGCCATGGCATTGGCGGGCGCTTGGCCTCGGTCGGCGTGGCAGGACTGGTCGGACGCACTGGCTTGGTCGGTGCTACCGGTTTGGTCGGTACCACCGGTTTGGTCGGCGCCACTGGCTTGGTCGGTACCACCGGTTTGGTCGGCGCCACTGGCTTGGTCGGTGGCACCGGTTTAGTCGGCGCCACTGGCTTGGTCGGTGGCACCGGTTTAGTCGGTGCTACCGGTTTGGTCGGCACAACCGGCCTGGTTGGAACTACTGGCTTTGGCACTGTAGTAGAAGGGCGAGGTTTCGAAATCGGTTTTTTCATATTAATACTCAACTTTAAAAATATATTTTTAATCTTTAACAACCCAATAAAGATTCGACCTGACAATAACCACTTAAAACAAACCATTCAAACCAAAAGTAAACACAAGATATAAACAACACAACGTCACACCTGCCAAAACCACATACAAAACTTAACTTCAAGTAACAAGCAAATCAAAACCGGGTATTGAATACTTTTCTTTCTTGCAAAAAACCTCACGAGCTCCGGGCAAAAACATCCCGGCAGGTTTACAGTGAAACAAGTGCCGTGACGACGGCCTGATTGCACTCTGATCCCGAGGAATTTCTTATGCCGTGGACAAGCTCAGAATCGCGTTACAGCACCGTATCGGTCCTGTTGCACTGGCTGATGCTGGTGTTGTTGGTGCTGGTGTACGCCAGCATGGAGTTACGCGGCCTGTTCCCCAAAGGCAGCGGCGGGCGCACGCTGATCCGCGAAGTGCACTACATGCTTGGCCTGACCGTGTTCGTGCTGGTGTGGTTTCGCCTGCTCGCACGCAGCATTGGCCCGGCGCCGAAAATCTTTCCCGCGTCGCCGCAATGGCAAACCGTGCTGGCGCGGCTGATGCACTGGGCGTTGTACCTGTTCATGATCAGCATGCCGATTCTCGGCTGGCTGATTACCAGCGCCGAAGGGCATCAGGTGATGTTCTATGGTTTTGATCTGCCGCTGCTGGTTGCGGAGAACAAGGATTTCGCCAAACAGGTCGAGTACTGGCATGTGCTCATTGCCACGATTGGCTACTGGCTGATCGGGCTACATGCCCTGGCGGGGATCTATCACCATTATGTGGTGCGCGATAACACCCTGCTGCGGATGATGCCCAAGCGCGGTTGAATTTCAGGGGTTGCCGATAAAACCGCGCCGCCCCTGCAAACCACCGGTATGAATGAAGATCAGCCGCGTGCCAGCTGCGAATCTGCCCGCCTCGACTTGCTGCTTGAGCGCCAGCAATGCCTTGCCGGTGTACAGCGGCTCCAGAGGAACGCCGCTGGCCTGCTCGGTTTGTTCGATGAACTCAAGCAACGCCGGATCAACCTTGGCGAAACCGCCACAGCTGGCGTCGATCAGTTCATAGCTCCCGTTGCCCTGCCCTGCGGTTTGCAGGATCGACTCGACTTGCGGCGCCACGCCGTGGTCGTCCGGCACAGCCAGCGCACCATAGACCGGGTGCGCCCCTGCTTCGGCGATCACCAATCCCGCCAATGTCGTGCCGGTGCCGCAGGCCAGCCACCAAGCGTGATAATCACTCCAGCCCAGTGTGTGCAATTGCGCCTGCGCCTGCTGTTTGATGGCCGCACAACCAAGCGCCCCCGTTAAGCCGCCACCGCCCTCGGGCACGGCATACAACTGCGGATACTGCGCGTGCCAAGGCGCCCAGAACCCCGGTTCATTGCGCGCGCGATAGCCGCCGTAACCCAACCAATGCAGTTGCATGCCGAAGGCTTGCAGATCCTGCACGGTCGACGTTTCCTGCGCATGCCCGCGCAGCAGCCCCACGGTTTGGAAGCCCAGCCGTTTCCCCGCCGCCGCCAACGCGTGCAGATGATTGGAGTGAGCACCACCGAGACTGATGATGCCTTCGGCACCCGCGCGATCCGCGGCTTTGAAGTGCTCGACGAGTTTGAACCATTTGTTGCCGCTGATCAGCGGGTCGATCTGGTCGAGGCGCAGGATGGCGACTTCAATGCCGGCAGCGTTCAGCCAGTCCAGATGAAAGTGTTCGAGGGGGGCTTGGGGTAGCCAATCGGAGGGAGGCAAAAGCATGGGCGGCGATTCGATCTGGACAGAGCCGGCATTCTAGTCGCTCACAAGCCGCCATCGCGAGCAGGCTCACTCCTACATTTGAAATGCGTTCCCTGTAGGAGTGAGCCTGCTCGCGATGGCCATTGGCACGCTAGACCTGCTAAATCAGAGCTCCGCGGCCAGGCGCGAACCCTGGTTGATCGCACGCTTGGCATCCAGCTCCGCCGCAACATCGGCACCACCGATCAGGTGCACGTTCTGCCCCGCTTCAACCAAGCCATCGTGCAGTTCGCGCAACGGATCCTGCCCCGCGCAAATCACAATGTTGTCCACCGCCAGCACTTGCGGCTCGCCGGTTTCGCCAATACGAATGTGCAGGCCCTGGTCATCAATGCTCAGGTATTCGACGCTGTTGAGCATCTGCACCTGCTTGTTCTTCAGACCGGTACGGTGAATCCAGCCGGTGGTTTTGCCCAGACCATCTCCGACCTTGGTTTTCTTGCGCTGCAACAGGAACACTTCGCGGGCCGGCGCATGCGGTGCGGCTTTGATCCCGGCCACGCCACCACGAGCCTCCAGTTGCGTATCGATGCCCCACTCTTTCCAGAACGCGGCACGATCCTGACTGGTCGCTACGCCTTCGTGAACAAGGAACTCCGAGACGTCGAAACCGATGCCGCCGGCGCCGATCACCGCCACGCGTTTGCCAACCGGTTTGCGCTCGAGGATCACGTCCAGATAGCTCAGCACCTTGGCATTGTCGACACCCGGAATCGCTGGCAGACGCGGCGCAATGCCGGTGGCGAGGATGATTTCGTCGTAACCGCCTTCAACCAGTTTCGCCACATCGACGCGGGTGTTCAGGCATACCTCAACATGCGTGGTCTGCAACTTGCGTTTGAAGTAACGCAAGGTTTCGAAGAACTCTTCCTTGCCCGGCACGCGTTTGGCGATGTTGAACTGGCCGCCGATTTCGCTGGCCGAATCGAACAAGGTCACCTGATGGCCACGCTCGGCCGCCACGGTTGCGGCAGACAGACCCGCAGGGCCAGCGCCCACCACGGCAATCTTCTTGATCTGTTGCACCGGCAAGTAGTTGAGTTCGGTTTCGTGGCAGGCACGCGGGTTGACCAGGCAACTCGTGAGCTTGCCGCCAAAGGTGTGGTCGAGGCACGCCTGATTGCAGCCGATGCAGGTGTTGATTTCATCGGCGCGGCCTTCGGCGGCCTTGTTAACGAAATCCGGATCGGCGAGGAACGGCCGCGCCATCGAAACCATGTCGGCATCACCTTCAGCCAGAATCTGCTCGGCGATTTCCGGGGTGTTGATGCGGTTGGTGGTGATCAACGGGATCTTCACCGAGCCACGCAACTTGGCCGTGACCTTGCTGAACGCCGCGCGCGGCACTTTGGTGGCGATGGTCGGAATCCGCGCTTCGTGCCAGCCGATACCGGTGTTGATGATGGTCGCGCCGGCCTGCTCGATGGCCTTGGCCAGGGTGACGATCTCGTCCCAGGTGCTGCCGCCCTCGACCAGATCGAGCATCGACAGACGGAAAATGATGATGAAGTTCGGGCCGACCGCTTCGCGAACGCGACGAACGATTTCCACCGGCAGGCGCATACGGTTTTCGTAGCTGCCGCCCCAACGGTCGGTGCGGTGGTTGGTGTGCGCGGCGAGGAACTGGTTAATGAAATAACCTTCCGAACCCATGATCTCGACGCCGTCATATTCGGCGGTTTGCGCCAGTACCGAGCAGGTGACGAAATCGCTGATCTGCTTCTCGATGCCTTCTTCGTCCAGCTCTTTAGGCTTGAACGGGTTGATCGGCGCCTGGATCGCACTCGGCGCGACCTGCTTCGGGCTGTAGGCATAACGCCCGGCGTGGAGAATTTGCATGCAGATCTTGCCGCCCGCCTCATGCACCGCGCGGGTGACGATACGGTGCTTGAGCGCTTCTTCCTCGGTGGTCAGTTTGGCCGCGCCGGAGTACACGCCGCCCTCGTCGTTCGGGCCAATGCCGCCGGTGACCATCAGGCCGACACCGCCGCGCGCACGTTCAGCGAAGTACGCCGCCATGCGCTCGAAACCACCCGGTTTCTCTTCCAGGCCGGTGTGCATCGAGCCCATCAGGGTGCGGTTGCGCAGCGTGGTGAATCCCAGGTCCAGCGGGGCCAACAGGTGCGGGTAATGAGCGGCGGTCATCGGTAACTCCACAACGAGCGATCACGGAAAAAGTTGCGGGCGCTCTGCGGCCCCCGTCAGTCATGTGCCACAGACTAAGAGTCGCATCGCTGTCACTCAATGACCGTAACTGACAACTTATTGATCCAAATGCGCAGCGCCCCTTGGCAACCGGAGCCATGGGCCCTACCCTAGTCGCCACACCCTGTACCCGGTTGTTGTTGGTTTTCATGCGCAAACTTTTGTACCTGACGTTTTCCATGGCCCTGGTGGCTGTCCTTACTACCTACGCCATGTGGGCGGCGGACCGGCCGGCGGGGCATTACCTGTCGGACCTGCGCATAAAAGTGGCGGTTGATCAGGGCACGCCCGGCGACCGTGGCAATCTGCTGGGCATCCAGCCCGAACTGTTTCCCACTGACTATCAAAGCCCCGAACGCTTGCACCGCAAACTCGCGGCGTATTTGCAGCAAGCCCAAGACCAAGGCCTGCTGAACGATAAAACCGTGGTGGTGTTGCCAGAGAACGTCGGCACCTGGTTGCTGCTCAGCGGCGAGAAAGACGAGCTGTATCAGGCGCCGTCCCTCGCCGAGGCGATGAACTGGCTGGCGGCAAGCAATCCGTTGTTGTTCGCCCGCGCCTGGCTCAGCGCCAACGGCAGCGACCGCCGCAACGACGCGTACCTGCGCATGAAATCCAAAGCGATGGCCAAGGATTACCAAGCCCTCTTCGGCGGCCTGGCCAAGGAGTTTCACGTGACACTGGTGGCCGGTTCGATCGTGCTGCCGGAACCGAGCATCCGTGACGGCCGGCTGAAACCCGGCAGCGGCGCCTTGTTCAACAGCAGCGTGGTGTTCGGCCGCGACGGCGTGCCGCTTGGCCAGCCACAGCGCCAGATGCACCCGGTGTTCGATCAGCGTGAAGTGATCGAAAGCGCAGGCAAACACCAGATCAACGTGGTCGACACCCCGGCCGGACGCCTCGGCGTGCTGATTGGCAGCGACAGTTGGTACCCGGACAACTACCGCCAACTCGACGAGCAAGGCGCGCAATTGGTCGCGGTGCCGGCGCAAGTGTTCGGCCAGGGTGCGTGGAATCAACCCTGGCGCGGCTACAAAGGTTCAAGTACACCGGGATCGGTCAGTCTCAAGCCCGGTGAAGTCACCGAAGGACAGGCCTGGCATCGTCTGACGCTGACCGCACAACCGCCGAGCAGTCGGGCGATTGCCGGCATCAGCGTGTTCCTGCGCGGGCAGTTCTGGGACAAAGCCAGTGCCGGTCAGAGTTTCCTCAGCAGCAACGGCCAGCAGTTCGCCGATGGCGAGGCCCGTGGCGCGCGTTTGTTGAACATCTGGTTGTAAGCCATGAAGCTCCTGCCGATGCGCCTCGGGGATCTGTCGGTGGGCTTTGTGCACAGCCTCGCCGACGCGGTGCGCAGTCATGCCGCCGACCCGCAGCCGCTGCTGGAACAATATGGCCTCGACGCCGCGCGACTGGCCGAGGCCGGGGCGCGCTTGTCGATTCCGCGTTACATGCGCCTGGGCCACGCGGCGATTCAGTTAACCGGTGACCCGGCGCTGGGCTTGCGCATGGGTCAGCTCAGTCGCCTGAGCCAGGCCGGACTGGCCGGCGTTACCGCCGCACAGGCGCCAACCGTGCGCGAAGCCGCGCGCTGTCTGATCCGTTTCGAGGCGCTGTACGGTTCCAACTACCGTGGTCAGTCCAGTTTTCACGAAGATGCCAATGGCGCGTGGCTGCGTTTCTATTCGATCAGCCCGTACAACGCCTATAACCGTTTTGTCGTGGATTCGATCATCGCCGGATGGCTGCACCAGCTCTCCAGTGTCAGCCGCGAACCGCTACGCGCTGAACGCATCGACATCGAATTCGAAGCGCCGGATTATCGCGAGGCTTACAGCGTACTGGGGGATTGCCCGATCCAGTTCGGTGCCGAGCGCAATCAACTGCGCCTGAACCTCAACAGCCTCGCACTGCGAAACCCCGAGCATTGCCCGAGTACCTGGCGGCATCTGCTGCAGTTGTGTGAGCGGGAACTGGAGCAATTGACCCGAACCCGCAGCCTGCGCGAACGCATCACGCAATTGCTCGGGCCGTTGCTCAATGGTGGCCGGGAACCCGACCTGGAAGAAGTGGCGGCACGTCTGAAGCTGCCGACATGGACGTTGCGGCGCAAACTGGCCGAGGAAGGCACACAGTTTCGCGCGATCCTCAACGACACGCGCCGGGATCTGGCCATGACGTATATCCGCGACACTGAACTGGCCTTCGGCGAAATCGCCTACTTGCTGGGTTTTGCTTCAGCCGAAGCGTTCCAGCGAGCCTTCAAACGCTGGAGCGGCCAGACGCCCGGCGAATTCCGCCGCAGCCATCGCAAAACGGCTTAAAAGCAGCTACAAGCTTCAAGCTGCAAGTCAAAGCTCGGTGGCGTCTTCAGCGGGTTCCAGAGGATCCAGTTCAAAGGCCTGGTATTCGAGCAGCTCTTCTTGATATTCATCCATCGTGTAATCCCCCTGCTGCTCTCTTGAATGGGCCTGGGCAAATGCCCAGTGCCTCGAGCTTAACGTGCTCGTGTGAAGGAAAAGTGAAACCCGGCCTTCATGAATAAAACGTAGCAGACGGTCAGGAATTTATCGCGGGACTTTTGTCCGGGGAATGTAACGAAATTTAAGGCGACCCAAAAACCACTGTGGGAGATTCTATGGTTGAGGGGAAGCCCTCAACTGACTTTTGTCTGATATTCGCTTTGCCCTTTCAGCAAGGCGAATACCACCCGAGCAAGTTTGCGAGCCAGCATCACCAACGCCTGCGTGGTGCTGAAACCCCGTGCTCTTTGGGCTTCGTAAAACCCTTTCCAGGCTATCGTACGGCTAGCCGACATCGCTGCGTTGTGCAAAAGTCGGCGGGCCTCGGGGTCCCCGCGCTTGGTCAAGCTGCGGCGACCGTCCTTTTGCCCTGATTTCGATACCCGTAAATCCATGCCCAGGAAGGCGATAAACGCATCCGCGTTGCTAAATTCCCCCCGCTGAAACGCCGTGAGCAGGCGCGCTCCGGTCAGAAATCCAATGCCCTCGACTTTCAGGCAACGCTTCAATTGGCCGAGCAAACCGGCTTGTTTGAGCTGATCGTTGATCGTCTTTTCGATCATCGTTTCAAGCCGCTGCATGGATTTTATTTGTTCAGCAAAAGCTGCCTTCAACAGCGGCTCATTCGACCAGCTCTGCACCAGGCCGACCCTTGCCTGGACCAAAGCCGCGCGGCGGCGGAAAAGGCTCAGGAGCTGGCGGTACAGCGGTGATGGCGGGGTCCAGGGGCGCAACTCCTCGGCTTCGTTCTTCAGGTAACGGGCCAGCAGCTTGGCGTCCAAGGCGTCGGTTTTGGCGCGGATCTTCACTCCTTCGCGGTAATGTTTGAGTTCATAGCCGCCCACCATGTAAATCGTGCAACCGGCCGCATAGGCCAAGTCAGCGAATTCCAGGTGGTAGATGTTGGTTGCCTCAATGGCAATAGACACGGGGCCGAGCAAGGCCTTCAGCCACTGCTTGATGGATGTTTTGGTGTTGGGAATCGCTTCAAGCAGATCGCTATCGGCCTGATAAATCACCAGTTCATTTTTGGCGACATCCACGCCAACGATCGGATTTGATAGAGCGACTGGCATTGCCACAGGATTTCCTCCGGGATAAGGTTTGAGCACTTGAAGGGCTCACCCAGAGGCGCAGGCTTGTTCCTATCGTCGGTCTAGCCAGATGCATTCTTTATCGGCGCTTGGGTGAAAGGAGGAGGGGCGAAATCTCCCACGGTCTGTGCTGCGTCAACAGTCAGAATCGAGCCTTGTCCCTCCTCCTCCCTTCAAGTCCTACCATACAAGCGAGCCTGCTCGCGAAGGCGTCGGACCCTTCAGCACACAGGTGACTGAAAGTCCGTCTTCGCGAGCAGGCTCGCTCCCACAGGGATTTGGGGTCAGGCTGGTTATTGGCCGGACGCAGGCATCGCCGGAATCGGCTCGGATGGCGGCGGGATGTCCGGGTTGGCCGGTGACGTGATGGTTTCGGTGGCCGGTGCCGGCTCAGCGCTTGGTGCCGGAGTGATCGGCGCCGCCTCTGCGGGTGGCGCGACCGGTTCCGACGTCACTGGAGCGACTTCAGCAGGCGCCGGAGCCGGCTCGGTAGCAGGTGCAGGCGTTGCGGCGGGCGCAGGTGCTGGCGTCGGTGTTGGCGCCAGCGCTGCCGGAGCAGCCTTCACCTCAGGGACACCCAGATCAGCCTTAGGCTTCTCTTCGATATGCGCCGCTTTCTTCGCATCCGCCGGCAGGAACAATTCCACCAACGTGAAGAAGCGCTCATAGAACTTCTGCGACGTCACCGTCTCGCTGGCAACCTTGACCATCGAATCGTCGGACGAGCCGATCGGCATCGACACCGAGCCCAGCACACCCACGCCGAGACTGGCCGAGTTGTTGGTCTTCTTCAGTGCGTAACGATCCTGCAAGGCGTTGGCGAACATCGTCGCATGGTGCCCGGCGCTGCCGTCATCGGCGCAGACCACGTTGAAGCTGATCTCCATGTGGGTGTCGCCGGTTTGCTGAAAACTCTTGTGGCCGCTGACCAGTTTCGGGTCGCTGCTGGTAATGATGTAGCCCTGGCTGAGCAACGCACGACGGGCCGCTTCGCAACTGACCGAGTCGGTCACCGGGTAATTGCGCGAAAACGTACCGGAGTCATCGAAGTTCTCATGCTCATACATCGGCTTGTCTTTCGAACAGCCGGCTACAGCGGTCAACAACAGCGCCAACCCGACTACACGCATGGGAGTGGAAATCAACATTGAACATCCTGAGAGAAAACAGTCCGGGGCGTATTGTGCAACAGATCGCTGCCGCGCTGCGCATGGATTAGTGTCTTAAAGCAGTTACAACTCTATCGACCCTCGGTTGCGGGAAAAAGTCGCAACGCCAGATGATCGATAAACACGCGCAACTTCGCCGTGGCGTGGCGACTCGATGGCCATAGCACCCAGAACTGCCCGGTGTGCTCCAGATGCGCGTCGAGCACCCGATGCAAGCGGCCTTGCGCCTCGGCCTCACGCGTCATGAAATCAGGCAGACAGGCAATGCCCATGCCGGCCAGCGCCGCATGACTCACCGCTTCGATCGACGTGCTGACCAAGCGGGTCGGCAACGTCGGCTCAACGGCGCCCTCTTCGCGGATCAATGGCCAGGTTTCCAGTTTGCCGGTGGCATGAAACGTATGCCGAAGGCACGCGTGAGCCGCCAGATCGGCAGGCGTCTGCGGCACACCGCGTTGCGCCAGATACGCCGGGCTGGCCACCAGCACCATGTGAAACTCGCCCAACGGTCGCGCCATCAGTCGTGAATCCCGCGGCTTGCCGGTGCGGATCACGGCGTCGAAACCTTCTTCAACCACATCGACCATGCGATCGGTCAAATCCAGATCCAGCTCGATCTGCGGGTACAAGGCCAGAAACTCAGTCATGACCGGCATCACCAAACCATGCACCTGCGGCAGGCTGATGCGTAATTTGCCGTGGGGTTTGGCAGCGGCATCGCACAGTTCGAACTCCGCCGCCTCGACTTCCGCGAGGATCTTGCGACAGCGTTCGAGAAAAAGCGCCCCTTCACTGGTCAGCGTGACACTGCGCGTGGTGCGCTGAAACAAACGCACGCCCAGTCGCGCTTCCAGCCGCGCAATGCTTTTGCCCACCGCCGACGATGACACCCCTTGCAGCCGGCCGGCCTCAGTGAAACTGCGCGTCTCGGCGACCTGAACAAACACCGAAATACTGCCCAGGCTATCCATACCACCCTCCCATTGCTGACATCCGTGTCCGATATGTTCGGAACCTTAACCCGTTTTTCGCCGATGTGCAGCGCCCTACCCTGTGCTCCTCGTCAACACTGCACAAGGATGCCGGCTCATGAACGATGCCCAACTCGGTTGCCCCGCACTTGAACAACCCGCAGATCGCCGTGAGCGATTACCCCTCGCCGCGCTCCTCGCACTGGCCACCGCCGGATTCATTACGGTCATGACCGAAGCCATGCCCGCCGGCCTGTTACCACAGATGAGCAGCGGACTGAATGTTTCCCAGGCGCTGATCGGGCAATTGGTCACGCTGTACGCGATCGGCTCGATCCTGGCAGCGATACCGCTGACGATCGCCACCCGCGGCTGGCGAAGAAAACCTCTGCTACTGGCCGCCATCGCAGGCTTTGCCATCGCTAACAGCATCACAACCCTGTCGGAATGGTACTGGCTGACGCTGATTGCACGGCTTATTGCCGGCGTATTTGCCGGATTGCTGTGGGCGCTGCTGGCGGGTTACGCGAGCCGCATGGTCGCCCCGCACTTGCAAGGCCGCGCCATAACGGTAGCGATGCTCGGCGCGCCACTGGCGCTGTCGCTGGGAATACCCGCAGGCACCCTGCTCGGCACCTTGGTCGGCTGGCGCCTGAGCTTCGCCATCATGAGCGGACTGACCGTTGTGCTGGTGATCTGGGTGCACTGGCAAGTACCGGACTTCGCCGGCGAACGCGCGGGAAGCCGCCTGCCACTGCGTGAGGTATTTACCCTGCCCGGCGTGCGACCCGTCCTGTTTGTCACGCTCACCTACGTCGTTGCGCACAACCTGCTGTACACCTACATCGCCCCCTTCCTGCAACCGTCCGGGCTGGACGCCAATGTCGACCGCGTATTGCTGGTATTCGGCCTCGCCTCGGTGCTGAGCCTATGGATCGTCGGCAGCCTGATTGACCGCTGGCTGCGCGAACTGGTGTTGACCAGTGCCGGGTTGTTCATGCTGTCCGCGATAGCGCTGGGCCTGTGGCGCGAATCGCCGAGCGCGGTGTACATCGCCACTGCTGTTTGGGGACTGGCGTTTGGGGCAATGCCATCGCTGCTGCAAACCGCCTCGGCGAAAACCGCAAAGGAGGCTGCCGATACGGCGCAATCGATGTTGGTTACGCTGTGGAATGTCGGGATTGCGGGGGGTGGTTTGGTCGGAGGCTTGTTGCTGGGGAACCTTGGGGTGGGGGCATTCCCGTGGATTGTTGCAGGATTGCTGGTACTGACCCTGTCAGTAGCGATCAAAGCTCGGAGCCACGGTTTTCCAACAGCCGAATGAGACCGAATGAGTTGTTGGATTGAGGCCAGACAGGTGAAAACCGGTCGATTGACAGGCCGCCATCGCGAGCAGGCTCACTCCTACAATGGAACTGAGTACATCAGACAGAAAACTGGTCGGCTGTCAGGCAGCCTTCGCGAGCAGGCTCGCTCCTACAATTGGATTGAGTACAGCAGACAGAAGATTGGCCGGCTGGAAGGCCGTCTTCGCGAGCAGGCTCGCTCCTACAATGGAACTGAGTACATCTGACAGAAGATTGGTCGGCTGTCAGGCCGTCTTCGCGAGCAGGCTCGCTCCCACAATTGGATTGAGTACAGCAGACAGAAGATTGGCCGGCTGTCAGGCCGCCATCGCGAGCAGGCTCGCTCCTACAATGGGATTGAGTACAGCAGACAGAAAATTGGCCGGCTGTCAGGCCGCCATCGCGAGCCGGCTCGCTCCCACAGGTTTAATTCGTGTGCGGCCCACGCGGCAAAGCCGCCCCACTCAACAGGATGAGCGTTAGCTCGGCTGCAGCTCTTGATCTTGATCTGAAGGCCCGTCGGCAGGCTGAGTGGAGGGATTGATCCGGGGTGGGAGCGCAGCGACCGTTCGACGAAGTCGAACACATCGAGAGGAGGTGCAGCGAAGCAAACCGTAGGCGATGCCCCCGGATCGATCCCGGAGCGAAGGAACCCCGAGCCCCAGCGAGCGGGCCGAACGTCAGGGCACAGACCTTTGGTTACTTTGGGGCGTTTGCCAAAGTGACCCGCCGTAAGGGCGGAACCGCCAGCGGCAACACCCACAGCAACGGATATCCCCCCAAAACCCCAAGAACATGGTCGGCCCAAAGGCCGCCACTACGCAACGCCCAAAAAAAAGCCCCGACCTACACAGGCCGGGGCTTCCACATTACAACTCAATCAACCATCAAAACCGCTTGATCTCAGCCTGAGCTTCCAACTGCTTGCGATACGCCGCAAAGTCCTGCTGCCCCTCACGCGAAGCAAGGAAGCGACGGTACTGAACCTTCTCTTCATCCGTCGGCGCAGCCGCTTCGTTAACGCCGTTCAGACGCACGATCATCAAACTACCGTCCGGCAGGGTCACGCTGGTGAACGTCGGCTTGTCCTTGGCAGCCGGCTTCGGCATACGGAACAACGCTTGCAGCACCGCCGGATCAACACCTTCCTGACCACGAGTGGCCGCTTCGGTAGCTTTCCAGCTCTGCCCGTCAACCGCCTTGTCCAGAGGAGCCTTGCCGTCACGCAGATCAGCAATCAGCTTCTCGGCCTTGGTCTTGGCGGCAGCACTGGCATGCTCTTTGGTCAACTGAGTGCGGATCGCCGCATTCACGCTTTCCAATGGCAGTTGCGCAGGCTTCAGGTGCTCCTTGGAACGCAGCACGATCACGGTTTCCGGATCCAGCTCGATGGCGGTGCTGTTGGCACCTTCGTCGATCACTTCGGTGCTGAATGCCGCGGTGACCACAGCACGGTTGGCTGCAACACCTTCGCCACCTTCACGGCCGAACGGCTTGGAGGTGTGCACGGTCAGCTTCAGATCCGCCGCTGGCTGAGCCAGGTCAGACGCTTCAAACGCCGAGTCTTCCAGTTGCTTGG comes from Pseudomonas sp. RU47 and encodes:
- a CDS encoding cytochrome b, translated to MPWTSSESRYSTVSVLLHWLMLVLLVLVYASMELRGLFPKGSGGRTLIREVHYMLGLTVFVLVWFRLLARSIGPAPKIFPASPQWQTVLARLMHWALYLFMISMPILGWLITSAEGHQVMFYGFDLPLLVAENKDFAKQVEYWHVLIATIGYWLIGLHALAGIYHHYVVRDNTLLRMMPKRG
- a CDS encoding 1-aminocyclopropane-1-carboxylate deaminase/D-cysteine desulfhydrase codes for the protein MLLPPSDWLPQAPLEHFHLDWLNAAGIEVAILRLDQIDPLISGNKWFKLVEHFKAADRAGAEGIISLGGAHSNHLHALAAAGKRLGFQTVGLLRGHAQETSTVQDLQAFGMQLHWLGYGGYRARNEPGFWAPWHAQYPQLYAVPEGGGGLTGALGCAAIKQQAQAQLHTLGWSDYHAWWLACGTGTTLAGLVIAEAGAHPVYGALAVPDDHGVAPQVESILQTAGQGNGSYELIDASCGGFAKVDPALLEFIEQTEQASGVPLEPLYTGKALLALKQQVEAGRFAAGTRLIFIHTGGLQGRRGFIGNP
- a CDS encoding NADPH-dependent 2,4-dienoyl-CoA reductase → MTAAHYPHLLAPLDLGFTTLRNRTLMGSMHTGLEEKPGGFERMAAYFAERARGGVGLMVTGGIGPNDEGGVYSGAAKLTTEEEALKHRIVTRAVHEAGGKICMQILHAGRYAYSPKQVAPSAIQAPINPFKPKELDEEGIEKQISDFVTCSVLAQTAEYDGVEIMGSEGYFINQFLAAHTNHRTDRWGGSYENRMRLPVEIVRRVREAVGPNFIIIFRLSMLDLVEGGSTWDEIVTLAKAIEQAGATIINTGIGWHEARIPTIATKVPRAAFSKVTAKLRGSVKIPLITTNRINTPEIAEQILAEGDADMVSMARPFLADPDFVNKAAEGRADEINTCIGCNQACLDHTFGGKLTSCLVNPRACHETELNYLPVQQIKKIAVVGAGPAGLSAATVAAERGHQVTLFDSASEIGGQFNIAKRVPGKEEFFETLRYFKRKLQTTHVEVCLNTRVDVAKLVEGGYDEIILATGIAPRLPAIPGVDNAKVLSYLDVILERKPVGKRVAVIGAGGIGFDVSEFLVHEGVATSQDRAAFWKEWGIDTQLEARGGVAGIKAAPHAPAREVFLLQRKKTKVGDGLGKTTGWIHRTGLKNKQVQMLNSVEYLSIDDQGLHIRIGETGEPQVLAVDNIVICAGQDPLRELHDGLVEAGQNVHLIGGADVAAELDAKRAINQGSRLAAEL
- a CDS encoding carbon-nitrogen hydrolase family protein, producing the protein MRKLLYLTFSMALVAVLTTYAMWAADRPAGHYLSDLRIKVAVDQGTPGDRGNLLGIQPELFPTDYQSPERLHRKLAAYLQQAQDQGLLNDKTVVVLPENVGTWLLLSGEKDELYQAPSLAEAMNWLAASNPLLFARAWLSANGSDRRNDAYLRMKSKAMAKDYQALFGGLAKEFHVTLVAGSIVLPEPSIRDGRLKPGSGALFNSSVVFGRDGVPLGQPQRQMHPVFDQREVIESAGKHQINVVDTPAGRLGVLIGSDSWYPDNYRQLDEQGAQLVAVPAQVFGQGAWNQPWRGYKGSSTPGSVSLKPGEVTEGQAWHRLTLTAQPPSSRAIAGISVFLRGQFWDKASAGQSFLSSNGQQFADGEARGARLLNIWL
- a CDS encoding AraC family transcriptional regulator codes for the protein MKLLPMRLGDLSVGFVHSLADAVRSHAADPQPLLEQYGLDAARLAEAGARLSIPRYMRLGHAAIQLTGDPALGLRMGQLSRLSQAGLAGVTAAQAPTVREAARCLIRFEALYGSNYRGQSSFHEDANGAWLRFYSISPYNAYNRFVVDSIIAGWLHQLSSVSREPLRAERIDIEFEAPDYREAYSVLGDCPIQFGAERNQLRLNLNSLALRNPEHCPSTWRHLLQLCERELEQLTRTRSLRERITQLLGPLLNGGREPDLEEVAARLKLPTWTLRRKLAEEGTQFRAILNDTRRDLAMTYIRDTELAFGEIAYLLGFASAEAFQRAFKRWSGQTPGEFRRSHRKTA
- a CDS encoding IS110 family transposase; translated protein: MPVALSNPIVGVDVAKNELVIYQADSDLLEAIPNTKTSIKQWLKALLGPVSIAIEATNIYHLEFADLAYAAGCTIYMVGGYELKHYREGVKIRAKTDALDAKLLARYLKNEAEELRPWTPPSPLYRQLLSLFRRRAALVQARVGLVQSWSNEPLLKAAFAEQIKSMQRLETMIEKTINDQLKQAGLLGQLKRCLKVEGIGFLTGARLLTAFQRGEFSNADAFIAFLGMDLRVSKSGQKDGRRSLTKRGDPEARRLLHNAAMSASRTIAWKGFYEAQRARGFSTTQALVMLARKLARVVFALLKGQSEYQTKVS